From a single bacterium genomic region:
- a CDS encoding agmatine deiminase family protein, giving the protein MIGAALLAAGALAAESPPSQRPFPESAPESFEWDLEGREALLPHRETGAELEFRRRGGALRPESELRNDPPPVAPVRNCAEWEPASGVLVRYPFGLPYALLRDFADDAILHVIAAAGAQAAATTALSGNGVDMSHVEFLGQPSNSIWTRDYGPWFVFDGNGEIAIIDHEYNRPLRPSDDLIPLYFGQAYGIPVHTHSMYHTGGNYMTDGALFSASTDLVYSEAAVYNGMDNAAVDQLMLDYYGVENYSVVQDIEAGGIHHIDCWAKFLDEETVLVKQTSAGHYTYAALEQRATLLASLPSSTGRNYQVRRVFCYALANTQPAAYTNSLILNDNIYVPFFGNATYDQQALEAYRAAAPGYNVRGYYYSGFLTDDALHCRAIGIMDRDMLRVAHVPVIADQPAGPVTVVAHIRAHGDQPLTATRLHYRHGAGAWASLEMTPTATPHEFAAVIPAVSAIDSCSYYIQAEDGTGRTAAYPRVAPEQWIRFLHDGSALTPVPGAAAIAAAALLPNAPNPFNPRTTFAFELRDADSVELVVLDLRGRLVRTLIDGACPAGRTEVTWRGDDDDGRAVASGTYVYRLRAAGLQYSRTATLVK; this is encoded by the coding sequence GTGATCGGCGCCGCGCTGCTGGCTGCCGGCGCCCTTGCTGCCGAGTCCCCGCCGAGTCAGCGGCCGTTTCCGGAGAGCGCGCCGGAATCCTTCGAATGGGACCTTGAGGGCCGCGAGGCGCTCCTGCCGCACCGCGAAACCGGCGCCGAACTCGAATTCCGGCGCCGTGGCGGGGCACTGCGCCCCGAATCCGAACTGCGCAACGACCCGCCGCCCGTGGCTCCCGTGCGCAACTGCGCGGAATGGGAGCCGGCCTCCGGCGTCCTGGTCCGCTATCCCTTCGGGCTGCCCTACGCGCTGCTGCGCGACTTCGCAGACGACGCCATCCTGCACGTGATCGCGGCAGCGGGCGCCCAGGCGGCGGCAACAACCGCACTGTCCGGCAACGGCGTCGACATGAGCCACGTCGAGTTCCTGGGCCAGCCGAGCAATTCGATCTGGACGCGCGACTACGGCCCCTGGTTCGTTTTCGACGGCAACGGCGAGATCGCCATCATCGATCATGAATACAACCGCCCGCTGCGCCCCAGTGACGACCTGATCCCCCTGTACTTCGGGCAGGCTTACGGGATCCCCGTCCACACGCACAGCATGTACCACACGGGCGGCAACTACATGACCGACGGCGCACTGTTCAGCGCCTCGACCGACCTCGTCTACTCCGAGGCGGCTGTCTACAACGGCATGGACAACGCCGCGGTCGACCAGCTCATGCTCGACTACTATGGCGTGGAGAACTACAGCGTGGTGCAGGACATCGAAGCCGGCGGCATCCATCACATCGATTGCTGGGCCAAGTTCCTCGACGAGGAGACGGTGCTGGTCAAGCAGACGTCTGCCGGTCACTACACGTACGCGGCGCTCGAGCAGCGCGCGACCCTGCTCGCCTCGCTGCCTTCGTCGACGGGGCGCAACTACCAGGTACGGCGCGTCTTCTGCTATGCCCTGGCCAACACGCAGCCGGCGGCCTACACGAACAGCCTGATCCTCAACGACAACATCTACGTGCCGTTCTTCGGCAACGCGACCTACGACCAGCAGGCGCTCGAAGCCTACCGGGCCGCCGCGCCGGGTTACAACGTCCGGGGCTACTACTACAGCGGGTTCCTGACCGACGATGCGCTGCACTGCCGCGCCATCGGCATCATGGATCGTGACATGCTGCGCGTCGCCCATGTGCCCGTCATTGCCGACCAGCCCGCCGGGCCGGTGACGGTCGTCGCGCACATCCGCGCGCATGGCGACCAGCCGCTCACCGCAACGCGGCTCCACTATCGTCACGGCGCCGGCGCCTGGGCGTCCCTGGAGATGACGCCCACGGCCACGCCGCATGAATTCGCGGCAGTGATTCCGGCGGTGTCCGCGATCGACTCCTGCAGCTACTACATCCAGGCCGAGGATGGTACCGGCCGGACCGCCGCCTATCCGCGTGTCGCGCCGGAGCAATGGATCCGGTTCCTGCACGACGGGAGCGCGCTTACCCCGGTTCCGGGCGCGGCGGCCATCGCAGCGGCGGCGTTGTTGCCGAACGCCCCGAATCCGTTCAATCCGCGCACGACCTTCGCCTTCGAGCTGCGCGATGCCGACAGCGTCGAACTCGTCGTTCTCGACCTGCGTGGCCGCCTGGTGCGCACCCTGATCGATGGAGCCTGTCCGGCGGGACGCACCGAAGTCACCTGGCGCGGCGACGACGACGACGGGCGTGCGGTCGCTTCCGGGACCTATGTCTACCGGTTGCGCGCCGCCGGGCTGCAGTACAGCCGCACGGCAACGCTGGTGAAATAG
- a CDS encoding PD40 domain-containing protein produces the protein MDTHRNLGLAAAASLALLLAACGDATDPPPAPTHDLVFEGVLDSVPELLILDSDTGDVRRLLPEGMIATDPQPSPDGARLAFVVADLDDGIGDIFIVNRDGTGLLQLTFDAELDDQPTWAPSGDRLAFRSYRTGRDGDIWLMDDDGGNLVNLTPDPLPGITDERHPAWSPDGARIAYISTAGGNMDLWTMAADGSDKRRLVTTMDLEAEPSWSPDGATIAYRYSSNATGSDIHLIAANGGASVPVTLAGDQRMPTWTPDGLRLVFVSQATPFARPDIHTSRLDGSDLRPLVTDAVPGGSTNPAFLKRLPR, from the coding sequence ATGGACACTCATCGCAACCTCGGCCTGGCCGCAGCCGCCTCGCTGGCCCTCCTGCTGGCCGCTTGTGGCGACGCGACTGATCCGCCGCCGGCGCCGACACACGACCTCGTCTTCGAGGGCGTCCTGGACTCGGTGCCCGAGCTGCTGATCCTCGACAGCGACACGGGCGATGTGCGGCGGCTCCTTCCGGAAGGCATGATCGCGACCGATCCGCAGCCGTCGCCCGATGGCGCGCGGCTGGCCTTCGTCGTGGCCGACCTCGACGACGGCATCGGCGACATCTTCATCGTGAACCGCGACGGCACCGGACTGCTGCAGTTGACCTTCGACGCTGAACTGGACGACCAGCCGACCTGGGCGCCGAGTGGCGACCGGCTGGCGTTCCGCAGCTACCGCACCGGGCGCGACGGCGACATCTGGCTCATGGATGACGACGGTGGCAACCTGGTCAACCTCACGCCCGACCCGCTGCCCGGCATCACCGACGAGCGCCACCCGGCGTGGTCACCGGATGGCGCCCGCATCGCGTACATCAGCACTGCCGGGGGAAACATGGACCTGTGGACCATGGCCGCCGACGGGTCCGACAAGCGGAGGCTGGTCACGACCATGGACCTGGAGGCCGAGCCGAGCTGGTCACCCGACGGCGCGACCATCGCCTACCGGTACAGCTCGAATGCCACGGGCTCGGACATCCACCTGATTGCGGCGAACGGCGGCGCCTCCGTGCCCGTGACTCTGGCGGGCGATCAGCGCATGCCCACGTGGACGCCGGACGGCCTGCGGCTGGTCTTCGTCAGCCAGGCGACGCCCTTCGCGCGGCCCGACATCCACACATCCCGCCTCGACGGCAGCGACCTGCGCCCGCTCGTCACCGACGCCGTGCCCGGTGGCAGCACGAATCCGGCGTTCCTGAAGCGCCTTCCGCGCTGA